The genomic interval TTAATAGATGGCAATCGCCGTTTAATAAAGAGAATTGGAATAAATACGGGAAGCCGTTTGGCAATATTTAAAGCAATGTTTACACCAGAATTAATAGCTACAGTATTCTATGGACTTCTCAGTATAGGAGGAGGAGTTATGGGCTATACCAAGAGTCAGAGTAAAGTATCTCTAATTTCTGGTGGAGTTAGCGGTTTACTGCTGTTGATTTTAGCTGGCATCATGAATGCAGGTAATCAATGGGCTGTAATTGCTTCTGCTATCATCATCTCTCTTTTGATTGTGGTGTTCATCATCAGATGGTTTAAAACTAAAAAGTTCATGCCTCCAGTACCGATGATCTTTTTTGGTGTTGTCTCACTTATTCTTATCTTGAGTTGAGTAATGCGATCGCCTTCGCTTAATAGATGTCCAAATTTTAGTTATCTGTAGAAAAAATCAGACCATGTATAGATTATTACCTCATTAATTCAAATTTACTATATAGCTGTTTAGTATATTTGTTCTTAACAGATGTGGCAGCTAGAGTACGGAATCAACCCCGATGGCGAACTAATAACAATTGAAGAAGTTACTTCAGGTAAAACCAATCTCGTCTGTCCTTTCTGCGATCGCGCTCTTACAGCCAAAAAAGGCAAAATCAAACAGCATCACTTTGCCCACAGTGGCGAAACCTGTTTGAGAGTTAGAAAAGGCAAGCTGCCGTCTTTATCGTTATACGATAACTTTCAGATCCAGCTATCGAGCAAGCATTTTCAGCTACTCAAAGACCTGTGGCGGGAATACGGGCATACGGATTATCCCATCATTACCGTTCCTTTTGAACTGGAGATGAAAAAACTATTTGAATGGACACCACAAGGATATTACTTTACAGATTTAGGTAAGATTCCCGTCGGCGGGCTGTCTCTTACAAAGTTTAATCGAGTTCAAGAACCTTTAATACTGTCCGAACTCGATCGCTTGACTAATTCAGTTGAAATAGCTGAAGCGATTGGTGGAGAATTATTAGAAGAGAAACTAGCCGACTTAAAGATTTATCGATTGCAGTTACAGCGCATACTTAGATTTACTCTCTATTTTCTTCAGATTGATGTTGATGGTAAAACTTTGCATAAAATAGGCGTGACGAGTCGAACGATGAGCGATTGCGAAGCTAGCCGAAGGCATCGCTTAAGAGAAATAGAAAGAGACTTGAAACAACATCATTCAATCATTGAAATTAATGTGCTGGGTACATGGCAGCATAGAGGCAATGTAGAACTGTATTTCTTATATAGACTCTACGTTGTAGAAGACTTGTAAAATAATATTTTTTTTAGTTACATTACACAATGTAACCAAGATGGGTGTCCATTAGTTTTTGTTTTATATTTTCTTAGCTTTAGACTACTTTAAAGATAAAGAGTTTAATAGAGATCGATTAATTGTTATTGAAAATAACTTGCCAAAATCGGCTATGTAGGAGACTATCTCATGCCTGAAATGAACAATGCCCATGCGCTGGTAGTCGGTATCGCTAATTATCAAAACATTAGCAAACTACCGTTCACAGTTCTCAAGGATGCACAGGATATTTATGACCTGTTAATCGATCCGCATCATTGTGGATATTCAAAGGACAATGTGACTTTATTGAAGGATAAGGAAGCCACTAGAACAGCATTATGTGAGGCATTAACTCAGTTAGCGAAACAGAGTAACCAAGATTCAACAGTTTTTATTTATATCTCCAGTCACGGAGGACAGGTTGAATATGGTCCACACCAGGGAGAATATCTGTTGCCAGTCGATGCCGACTATGCATCTGGGGCATCTCTAGCACAAAGTGCTATTTCTGGAACTGAGTTCACGAAAGCTTTACGGGCAATTTCAGCTCGAAAAGTATTAGTAATTTTTGATTGCTGTCATTCTGGTGGTATTGGTCAACCGAAAGATTCTACTGCCCCCATACTGAAAACAGGATTATCTGAGAGTTATTATGACGCTTTAAAAGAAGGTATAGGAAGAGTAATTCTAGCTGCTTCCCGCAGTAGTGAATTTTCCTACGTGTTGTCTGGGGCAGAAAATAGTCTTTTTACCAAACATCTATTGGCGGGGATACGGGGTGGTATCCCTAGTGAAGATGGTCTGATTCGGATTTTTGACTTATTTGAATATATTCAACCCAAAGTTACTGGGGAGCAATCTCAACAGCATCCCCTATTTAAAGCTGAGATAGAAGAAAATTTTCCCATCGCTCTTTATCTAGGCGGTCAAAAAGGTATCGTTCCTCAAGTCGAACCAGGCTT from Pleurocapsa minor HA4230-MV1 carries:
- a CDS encoding TMEM14 family protein, which produces MFTPELIATVFYGLLSIGGGVMGYTKSQSKVSLISGGVSGLLLLILAGIMNAGNQWAVIASAIIISLLIVVFIIRWFKTKKFMPPVPMIFFGVVSLILILS
- a CDS encoding caspase family protein, with amino-acid sequence MPEMNNAHALVVGIANYQNISKLPFTVLKDAQDIYDLLIDPHHCGYSKDNVTLLKDKEATRTALCEALTQLAKQSNQDSTVFIYISSHGGQVEYGPHQGEYLLPVDADYASGASLAQSAISGTEFTKALRAISARKVLVIFDCCHSGGIGQPKDSTAPILKTGLSESYYDALKEGIGRVILAASRSSEFSYVLSGAENSLFTKHLLAGIRGGIPSEDGLIRIFDLFEYIQPKVTGEQSQQHPLFKAEIEENFPIALYLGGQKGIVPQVEPGFRYDAYISYVEREPDTTWVWDTLLPRLEDAGLKIAVSGDVEEPGVARVVNIERGIEQAKRTIIVLSESYLSNNMAEFENTLGQTMGIQEGTYRLLPVKSRTLDSNRLPTRLSMLTTLDLSHPRRAEKEFQRLVQALKNPLPKMG